In Pseudomonas sp. FP1742, the DNA window TCACTTGCCAATCCCTGGTGATCGCCACCGGCGGCCTGTCGATTCCGACTCTCGGCGCCACCGGTTTCGGCTATCAGGTGGCCAAGCAGTTCGGCCACGATCTGCTGCCGACCCGCGCCGGCCTCGTGCCGTTCACCATCACCGATCAGCTCAAGGAGCTTTGCACCGAGCTGTCCGGCACGTCGGTGGATTGCCTGGTGAGCTGCAACGACCAGAGCTTTCGCGAGAACATCCTGTTCACCCACCGCGGCCTCAGTGGCCCGGCGATTTTGCAGATTTCTTCGTTCTGGGAATCCGGCGACACGGTAGAGATCAACCTGATGCCGGATCACGACGTACCGAGCTGGCTGCAACAACAGCAGGTCGAACGCCCCAACAGTGAGCTGAAAACCCTGCTCGGTGAAATCTTCACCAAGAAGATGGCCAACCTGCTGGCGGACAACTGGTTCGTCTCCAAACCGATGAAGCAGTACACCCACGCGGAAATTGCCGACATCGCCGAAAAACTGGCGAGCTGGAAAGTCGTGCCGGCCGGCACCGAGGGCTACCGCACGGCCGAAGTGACCCTGGGTGGCGTCGACACGCGCGAGGTGTCATCCAAGACCATGGAATCGCTGAAGAGCCCCGGCCTGTATTTCATCGGCGAAGTGCTCGACGTCACCGGGCATCTAGGCGGTTTCAACTTCCAGTGGGCCTGGGCCTCCGGTTACGCCGCCGCGCAATTCGTCTGACAAACACAAATTAAATGTGGGAGCGGGCTTGCTCGCGAAGGCGGTCTGACGGTCGATAGAGATGTTGAATGTACTGGCCCCTTCGCGAGCAAGTCGGATCGCCGCACCGCCGCTCCCACATTGAATTTATGGTGACTGGTCAGGAACAGATTTTGCTGTCTGATGTGATCGGCGCCATTGCGTCGGCGTCATTAGTGGCTCAATTTAGCGTCATTGCCTCGGAAGGCCTTCGCACTTCATGTCATCGACCACATTTCGG includes these proteins:
- a CDS encoding NAD(P)/FAD-dependent oxidoreductase codes for the protein MRSTEVVIIGAGAAGLMCALTAAGRGRKVMLLDHANKAGKKILMSGGGRCNFTNMYTEPSNFLSQNAHFCKSALARYTQWDFIGLVAKHGVPYHEKKLGQLFCDNKSSDILDMLLDECQQVGVSPHLDTSIQTIEKLESGYLLDTTLGQITCQSLVIATGGLSIPTLGATGFGYQVAKQFGHDLLPTRAGLVPFTITDQLKELCTELSGTSVDCLVSCNDQSFRENILFTHRGLSGPAILQISSFWESGDTVEINLMPDHDVPSWLQQQQVERPNSELKTLLGEIFTKKMANLLADNWFVSKPMKQYTHAEIADIAEKLASWKVVPAGTEGYRTAEVTLGGVDTREVSSKTMESLKSPGLYFIGEVLDVTGHLGGFNFQWAWASGYAAAQFV